In Candidatus Zixiibacteriota bacterium, the following are encoded in one genomic region:
- a CDS encoding oligopeptide transporter, OPT family codes for MPEFTLRAAVAGVIFGLLLGVANTYLGLKAGLTVATSIPISVMTIATFRALRVFGVRSTILEHNISQSIGSASSCVASGVIFTIPALFLWGADPKLLSIALLALTGGVLGTVMMIPLRRFLIVREHGSLPYPEGTACARVLVTAEGTGSQAKPLFLGMALGAVYKFCVGFLHLWKEAPRTGIIGLPKAQIGLEATPALLGVGFILGPRIAAVMVAGGAISWVILIPIINWIGMGRTTPLFPETTKLIVDMSAVEIWSRYIRYLGAGAVAAAGIFTIIRSIPTMVESFRLGIRGISRAGQNATAALLRTDRDLSFRTVGLIVLAVVAAVLFVPGLVGGLNSLPGRIVVALAITVFAFFFVTVSSRIVGLIGVSSNPTSGMTIVTLLGTSLVFYLLGWTDTVGRITALSVGTVICVAASSAGEMSQDLKTAYLIGATPYKQQIGQLIGVATSAWVVAYAVSVLHHAYGFGTETLPAPQATLMKTVIESVLAAQLPWTFVLIGVGFTVAAELLRIRSLPLAVGLYLPLTTMTPIFAGGLIRWMIDRRHQSTESNPDRERGILTSSGLIAGEGLIGVSLAGYVYLVGKPGGIGDAWLGALSGWVALALFVGLGYVLWRPASK; via the coding sequence ATGACGATCGCCACCTTCCGCGCGCTGCGGGTCTTCGGCGTGCGTTCCACCATCCTCGAGCACAACATCTCACAGTCGATCGGCTCGGCCTCGTCGTGTGTGGCCTCGGGCGTGATCTTCACCATCCCGGCGCTCTTCCTCTGGGGGGCCGATCCCAAGCTGCTGTCGATTGCGCTCCTGGCGCTGACCGGCGGCGTACTCGGGACGGTCATGATGATCCCGCTGCGGCGATTCCTGATCGTGCGCGAGCACGGGAGTCTGCCTTACCCAGAGGGAACGGCCTGCGCGCGCGTGTTGGTGACGGCGGAGGGAACAGGATCGCAGGCCAAGCCGCTCTTCCTTGGGATGGCTCTGGGAGCGGTCTACAAGTTCTGCGTCGGCTTCCTGCATCTGTGGAAAGAGGCGCCGCGTACCGGAATCATCGGTCTGCCCAAAGCCCAGATCGGGCTGGAGGCCACGCCGGCGCTGCTCGGTGTCGGTTTCATTCTCGGTCCGCGGATCGCCGCGGTGATGGTCGCCGGCGGCGCCATCTCCTGGGTGATCCTGATTCCGATCATCAACTGGATCGGGATGGGGCGGACGACGCCGCTCTTCCCGGAGACGACCAAGCTGATTGTCGACATGAGCGCCGTAGAGATCTGGTCGCGCTACATCCGATATCTTGGCGCCGGGGCGGTGGCGGCGGCGGGGATATTCACGATCATCCGGTCGATCCCCACCATGGTCGAGTCATTCCGGCTGGGCATTCGCGGCATCTCGCGGGCTGGTCAGAATGCCACGGCCGCGCTCCTACGGACGGACCGGGACCTCTCCTTCCGCACCGTCGGCCTGATCGTGTTGGCCGTTGTGGCCGCAGTTCTGTTCGTCCCCGGCCTCGTGGGGGGACTCAATTCGCTGCCGGGTCGCATCGTGGTCGCGCTGGCGATCACGGTCTTTGCCTTCTTCTTCGTCACGGTGTCGTCGCGGATTGTCGGCTTGATCGGCGTGTCTTCAAATCCGACCTCGGGGATGACGATTGTCACTCTGCTCGGGACTTCGCTGGTATTCTACCTTCTCGGCTGGACCGATACAGTGGGACGGATCACGGCGCTGTCGGTGGGCACGGTCATCTGCGTGGCCGCTTCCTCGGCCGGAGAGATGTCGCAGGATCTGAAGACTGCCTATCTGATCGGTGCCACGCCCTATAAGCAGCAAATCGGACAACTTATCGGCGTGGCGACTTCGGCGTGGGTGGTCGCCTATGCGGTCTCGGTGCTGCATCACGCGTATGGGTTCGGCACGGAGACGCTGCCGGCGCCGCAGGCAACTCTCATGAAGACGGTGATCGAGAGTGTCCTGGCCGCGCAACTGCCGTGGACATTCGTGCTGATCGGCGTCGGATTCACAGTGGCCGCGGAACTGCTGCGGATCCGTTCGCTGCCCCTGGCCGTGGGGCTCTACCTGCCATTGACGACGATGACTCCCATCTTCGCCGGTGGACTGATCCGATGGATGATCGACCGTCGGCACCAGAGTACGGAGAGCAATCCCGACCGCGAACGCGGCATTCTGACCTCATCGGGTCTGATTGCCGGCGAGGGCCTCATCGGCGTCTCGCTGGCGGGGTACGTCTATCTGGTTGGCAAGCCGGGGGGAATCGGCGATGCGTGGCTCGGAGCTCTTTCCGGCTGGGTGGCGCTGGCGCTGTTCGTCGGCCTCGGCTATGTGCTGTGGCGGCCCGCGTCCAAGTAG